The DNA sequence ATGAAGCGTGTCCTGATCACAGGGGGAGCCGGATTCATCGGTTCGCACCTGTGTGAGCTCTTCCTGAAGAGAGGATATGAGGTTATCTGCGTCGATAACCTGATAAGTGGGAACATAGATAACATCGCCCACCTCTTCGGCGAGCGATTTACCTTTCTCAGATATGACATCACCAATCCGATATGGATACCGGGACGGATGGACTATATCCTCAACTTCGCCAGCCCCGCGAGCCCCGTGGATTATATGAACCATCCGATTGAGACACTGAGGGTTGGGGCGATGGGGACGTATAACATGTTGGAACTGGCGAGAGAAAAAGGAGCTCGTTTCCTTCATGCTTCAACCTCGGAGGTCTATGGAGACCCGTTGATCCATCCGCAGCCTGAAACCTATTGGGGCAACGTCAACCCAATAGGACCCAGAAGTGTCTACGACGAGGCCAAACGATATGCGGAGGCGCTGGTAATGGCTTATCATCGTATGTACGGATTGGATACACGAATCGTCAGGATTTTCAATACCTACGGCCCCCTCATGCGTCCCAACGACGGCAGAGCCATTCCGAATTTCATCAGTCAAGCTCTCAAGAATGAGCCTATAACGGTCTATGGGGACGGATCGCAGACTAGAAGCTTTACATATATCACCGATGAGATCGATGGGATATACAGATTGCTGATGTCCGATTACCATGAGCCGGTTAACATCGGCAATCCGGAGGAGAAGACGATACTGGAGCTGGCGAGGCTTATCATCGAGATGACGGGAAGCGATAGCCGAATCGTATTCAAACCTCTGCCGAAGGATGATCCGAAGGTCAGAAGGCCGGACATCTCAAGGGCCAAGGAGGTTTTAAGCTGGGAGCCGAAGGTGCCGCTTGAAGAGGGGTTGAAGGAGACGATACGGTATTTCAGAAGGCTCCTGCAGGAAGGGAAAATCTGAATCATCCGACACTTATATCGATAAACATGGGGAATGTCTCCCCTTTTTCGCCCTTATATTTGGAGGCCATCTTGCCGGCTATATCGTTCTTCGCCATTGTCTCGACGATCTTACGTCGTTTGAGCCCTATCCCTCTGAGGAGCGTTTGGTTCAACTTCGCTATCACCCTCAGCCTGTTAAGGATATCCGCCGGTATCTCATTGATTTCCCTCATAAGCTTGGCTATCCTCGATAGGATCGCCTCTCTGCCTTTGAGGAGGCGGAGGAGGGTTTTCGTCTCCTCCGCCTCAACCGCTTGAAGCATCAATCCTGTCTGTTGATGGGCTACCTCGATCAGATTGCGCAACAGGTTCAGATCCTTTTCCATCCCTTTCCCCTTTTTCCCTCAGGCGACCAGAGAGGAGAGATTATGCTCGCCTTCAGCAGCTTTGCGCGTTCCGTTTATGACGGTTTCCCATGCCTCCTTCAGATTCTGAAGGTGCCATAGCGCCTCATCTATCATCTTGATGTCTTTCTTCAGATCCGCCATCATCAGTCGCCAGACGAGGTATTCGTAGATTTTCCAGAGGTTTCCGGCGATAGGTTGTGCTCGCGGATCGTCCAGATTTAAGGAGCCCATCAGCTCAATGATTATGTTCTGTGCCCTCACCATGTGATCGGAGAACTCCATCCTGTCGAATTTGGGTTTCTCCAGAAGCTGTTTAAGCTTGCTCAACTCCAGTATCGCTCCCTCATAGAGCATAAGGAGCAAAGCCCCTTTATCGGCGGTGTTGATCTGCGTTTCCCTGTACTTCCTGTAGATCTTATCTTTCATTTTGCTCCCTCCTTGCGATTTACCTTAGGCTACACTCCTCCGTTGAGTGTTATTTGTATTGGTGCCTGTTGCCTTCGCTATTTGAGTCAAGAGATAATCGCCTTGGGCCGTCAGCTCGTTCATCGCCCTCTCAAGCTCGACGAACATATTCTCCAACCTCTCCCGCTCCATATCCAGTCTCTCCTGGATGGATTGTATACGGTCATCGAGTTCGTCGATCTGATCCTGCAATGCCTTTTGATGTCTCACCATGAGTCCATCGGCGGAATCCG is a window from the Candidatus Poribacteria bacterium genome containing:
- a CDS encoding SDR family oxidoreductase; the encoded protein is MKRVLITGGAGFIGSHLCELFLKRGYEVICVDNLISGNIDNIAHLFGERFTFLRYDITNPIWIPGRMDYILNFASPASPVDYMNHPIETLRVGAMGTYNMLELAREKGARFLHASTSEVYGDPLIHPQPETYWGNVNPIGPRSVYDEAKRYAEALVMAYHRMYGLDTRIVRIFNTYGPLMRPNDGRAIPNFISQALKNEPITVYGDGSQTRSFTYITDEIDGIYRLLMSDYHEPVNIGNPEEKTILELARLIIEMTGSDSRIVFKPLPKDDPKVRRPDISRAKEVLSWEPKVPLEEGLKETIRYFRRLLQEGKI
- the fliS gene encoding flagellar export chaperone FliS produces the protein MKDKIYRKYRETQINTADKGALLLMLYEGAILELSKLKQLLEKPKFDRMEFSDHMVRAQNIIIELMGSLNLDDPRAQPIAGNLWKIYEYLVWRLMMADLKKDIKMIDEALWHLQNLKEAWETVINGTRKAAEGEHNLSSLVA